A portion of the Desulfopila inferna genome contains these proteins:
- a CDS encoding substrate-binding periplasmic protein: protein MRIFHERTGIAKGRGLTAIVIAVVLVIASTSHAERVPVFTEPLAPVHFEENDEIKGVATEVVRIIFEEAGMEPRIEIYPWKRAYQKVLNTPGSFIYTINRTEKRERLFKWIGPILPKDVYLYKLKSRDDITLHTMEDAKKYTTAVILGHSLTIMFQDRGFREGRELITSPNKEVQMNLFLKGRCDLVTGNEYTMYESLKKKGYSLDHVEPALFIPSSGYFIGANIHVSDEIIQELQEANARVQQSGVVEEIIDKYIH from the coding sequence ATGAGAATCTTTCATGAAAGAACAGGAATAGCTAAGGGAAGGGGACTGACGGCTATTGTTATAGCTGTTGTTTTAGTGATCGCGTCAACGTCCCATGCCGAAAGAGTACCTGTGTTTACCGAACCTCTGGCACCGGTCCATTTTGAGGAAAATGATGAAATTAAGGGGGTTGCCACAGAGGTGGTCCGGATCATTTTCGAGGAAGCGGGAATGGAACCGCGCATTGAGATATATCCATGGAAGAGGGCGTATCAAAAGGTGTTGAATACTCCCGGGAGTTTCATTTACACGATAAACCGAACGGAAAAAAGAGAGCGGCTTTTTAAGTGGATAGGACCCATTCTTCCCAAGGATGTCTATCTGTATAAGCTGAAAAGCAGAGATGACATAACGCTTCACACCATGGAAGACGCCAAGAAATATACCACCGCTGTTATCCTGGGCCACTCCCTGACAATCATGTTTCAAGATCGAGGTTTCCGGGAGGGCAGGGAACTGATTACCTCTCCCAATAAAGAAGTGCAGATGAACCTCTTTTTAAAAGGCAGATGTGATCTTGTTACCGGAAATGAATACACCATGTATGAATCTTTAAAAAAGAAAGGCTATTCCCTGGACCATGTGGAACCAGCCCTGTTCATTCCCTCCAGCGGCTATTTTATTGGTGCCAACATACATGTCAGCGATGAAATTATACAAGAATTACAGGAGGCAAATGCCAGAGTTCAGCAATCCGGTGTTGTTGAGGAAATCATCGATAAATATATTCATTGA
- a CDS encoding lysophospholipid acyltransferase family protein: MTIGRKAALLVVPVVGSWFFRLWYSTCRKRFHNREKLRDLLDGGKPIVGTCWHYCALGIFALAKEFPAVLMISASKDGEVLAKMTEHLGFSAVRGSSNRKGVRAAKELIREMRKGKNSGIVADGSQGPARIAQSGAIYIAARSGGTVLPMLYSVSRYFTFNSWDRLILPKPFSTINIFFGNPLPVPENVKADDLEDYRVRLENSLNELYEHAWQVYGKTEH, encoded by the coding sequence ATGACCATTGGACGTAAAGCAGCGCTGCTGGTTGTACCGGTTGTCGGCTCCTGGTTTTTCAGGCTCTGGTACTCTACATGCCGTAAGCGTTTCCATAACCGGGAGAAACTGAGAGATTTGCTGGACGGGGGGAAGCCGATCGTGGGAACATGCTGGCACTATTGCGCCCTCGGCATCTTTGCCTTGGCCAAAGAGTTTCCGGCTGTGCTGATGATCAGCGCCAGCAAAGACGGCGAGGTGCTGGCAAAAATGACGGAGCATCTCGGTTTTTCCGCGGTTCGCGGCTCAAGCAACAGAAAAGGCGTGAGAGCGGCAAAAGAGTTGATCAGGGAGATGCGCAAGGGCAAAAACAGCGGCATAGTAGCCGACGGCAGCCAGGGACCGGCAAGAATTGCCCAGTCGGGCGCCATTTATATTGCTGCCAGATCAGGAGGCACGGTTTTGCCGATGCTCTATTCGGTCTCGAGGTATTTTACCTTCAACTCCTGGGACAGGCTTATACTGCCGAAGCCGTTCAGCACCATTAATATATTTTTCGGCAACCCCCTGCCTGTTCCCGAGAATGTAAAAGCAGATGACTTAGAGGATTACCGGGTAAGGCTGGAAAATAGCCTGAATGAACTGTACGAGCATGCCTGGCAGGTATACGGCAAAACGGAACACTAA
- the argS gene encoding arginine--tRNA ligase codes for MIKSKLKEILDGCFEKGVAAKKWGTDGAGKYTVEVPKREGQGDFSTNMAMVLAGIEKKNPRALAADIQTYLEEDTDFVDHVEIAGPGFVNIFVRRQKWHQVVFTVIDSAETYGRSRVGEGKRVMVEFVSANPTGPLSIGHGRQAILGDSIARLLEKTGHDVFREYYYNDAGRQMRVLGESTKARYREELGLDFTFPEDGYQGEYIKEIATALIKEKGDTLKDCEDIVPFKEKAEQLIFENISTTLKRMGIIFDNYYNEQSLYSEGHIDSVVKELREKGLLYEHDGATWFKTTEFGHEQDRVIIKSSGEPTYRLPDIAYHREKFRRNFDWLIDIFGADHIATVPDVLAGVKALGYDESKVQVLLHQFVTLTRDGKQVKMSTRKATFVTVDELLDLVGEDVARFFFMMRKADSQLEFDLGLATQQSQENPVYYVQYGHARLSSILRQAEEKNVIMPDREDMDVSLLVEPEELVLLKSMAAFPAMIENAALELAPHRVIFYLIELAGQFHSYYNKHKVISEDNDLSRARLTLVRALQIVFGNGLRFIGLSAPEQM; via the coding sequence ATGATTAAATCAAAGCTTAAAGAAATACTGGACGGATGTTTTGAAAAGGGTGTCGCTGCTAAAAAGTGGGGAACCGACGGAGCCGGGAAGTATACGGTTGAGGTCCCCAAACGCGAAGGGCAGGGGGATTTTTCCACCAATATGGCCATGGTTCTGGCGGGTATTGAGAAAAAGAATCCACGGGCTCTGGCCGCCGATATTCAAACCTATCTTGAAGAGGACACCGATTTCGTCGATCATGTTGAAATCGCGGGACCCGGTTTCGTCAATATCTTTGTCCGTCGGCAAAAATGGCATCAGGTAGTTTTCACAGTCATCGATTCGGCTGAGACCTATGGCCGTTCCCGGGTGGGTGAGGGAAAACGGGTCATGGTTGAGTTTGTCAGCGCCAATCCCACCGGACCCTTAAGCATTGGTCATGGCCGGCAGGCCATTTTGGGAGACTCGATAGCCAGGCTTTTGGAAAAAACCGGACATGACGTCTTTCGTGAATATTACTATAATGACGCCGGCCGGCAGATGCGCGTTCTGGGAGAATCCACCAAGGCCCGCTATCGTGAGGAACTGGGCCTTGATTTCACTTTTCCCGAAGATGGTTATCAGGGCGAATATATAAAAGAGATCGCCACCGCGCTGATTAAGGAGAAAGGTGATACGCTGAAGGACTGCGAGGATATCGTCCCCTTTAAGGAGAAGGCGGAACAGCTGATTTTCGAGAATATTTCAACCACCCTGAAAAGGATGGGAATTATCTTTGATAATTATTACAACGAGCAGTCGCTCTATAGTGAAGGACATATCGACTCGGTGGTTAAGGAGTTGCGGGAGAAGGGACTTCTTTACGAACATGATGGCGCAACCTGGTTTAAGACCACCGAATTCGGCCACGAACAGGACAGAGTGATTATCAAGTCCAGCGGCGAACCGACCTACAGACTGCCGGACATCGCCTATCACAGGGAAAAATTCAGGAGAAATTTCGATTGGCTGATCGATATCTTCGGCGCCGACCATATTGCCACAGTCCCTGATGTCCTGGCTGGGGTGAAGGCCCTGGGGTATGACGAATCGAAGGTACAGGTGCTGCTTCATCAATTTGTAACACTGACCCGCGACGGCAAACAGGTGAAAATGTCTACTCGGAAGGCCACCTTTGTCACCGTTGATGAGTTACTAGATCTGGTTGGGGAGGATGTGGCCAGATTCTTTTTTATGATGCGCAAGGCGGACAGCCAGCTCGAATTTGACCTGGGTCTGGCAACCCAGCAGAGTCAGGAGAATCCGGTTTACTATGTGCAGTACGGCCATGCCCGGCTCTCTTCCATCCTGCGCCAGGCGGAAGAGAAAAATGTGATCATGCCAGACCGTGAAGATATGGATGTATCGCTTCTGGTCGAGCCCGAAGAACTGGTGCTCCTCAAGAGTATGGCCGCTTTTCCGGCAATGATTGAAAATGCGGCGCTGGAGTTGGCCCCTCATCGGGTGATTTTTTATCTCATTGAGCTTGCCGGACAGTTTCATAGCTATTATAACAAACATAAAGTAATTTCGGAGGATAATGACCTCAGCCGGGCGAGGCTTACCCTGGTGAGGGCATTACAGATAGTTTTCGGCAACGGTTTGCGGTTTATCGGTTTATCGGCACCCGAACAGATGTAG
- a CDS encoding PAS domain S-box protein, which yields MIRKLIEKINSRIAHKLVLWVIVFSVIITLLNTAIQLYIQYRQELVSIEEYFDSITSMQLNSLSQSVWIMDARQIQAHLDGITKGRDIIYAAVNNEEKPLWSSGQKTVNDTLSLSYELSYLHRNTEYSLGTLEIVAGLDNLYQRLTKTAFVVILTNSLKIFILAGCILLYFRYAVARHLEKLASHVVGMDFRRRITPLDLNRAIRGLGDELSQVVNMLNVMQRRGYNAFHALEKSEQRLRLFFDATEEGIFGITSEGRITFANSTCLNMIGYERPQQIIGQKVESIISFFAEADEEIVDTREIFLKPLRTGRSLSVDDGYMQISGGPSFYAAVRTYPIVSGNVSSGAVIFFNDISPQREMLKEKNLLSQAVRQSPLLVIISDAMENIEYVNPGFERLTGYSLKEVVGRKASNFGRHKQTGNIHRDIRETLQTGEKWQGLYLMRAKDGMDYTFDTQIFPVFNGRGKMINTIALWLDITQKVELQNQLNHAQKMEAVSRLSASFAHEFGNPLLGVRSVIKDIGERIPMEKGDKELLDLAYTECERMKILIRNFQRFQSTNSDKKELQDIHAILENVLFFYKKHFERNNIVLKKKYHADLPLLFLSKNQITQAFLNLIINAVDSMADGGGTLEVSTGIANGEIYIHVKDSGVGIGGVEKDLIFEPFYSTKPDVQGTGLGLPVSYGIVAGHGGEITFSSQKDEGSVFTVRFPQLPLRN from the coding sequence ATGATAAGGAAGCTGATTGAAAAGATAAACAGCAGGATTGCCCATAAGCTCGTTTTGTGGGTCATCGTATTCAGTGTAATTATAACCCTGCTGAATACTGCGATTCAACTCTATATCCAGTACAGGCAGGAACTGGTCAGCATAGAGGAATATTTTGACTCGATCACTTCCATGCAGCTTAACAGCCTCTCCCAGTCAGTCTGGATCATGGATGCCAGACAGATCCAGGCACATCTCGACGGTATAACCAAGGGGCGCGACATCATCTATGCCGCTGTCAACAACGAAGAAAAGCCGCTATGGTCCAGCGGCCAAAAGACGGTCAACGATACCCTCAGTCTGAGCTATGAACTTTCCTATCTGCACAGGAATACTGAATATTCTCTTGGAACCCTGGAGATAGTCGCCGGGCTCGATAATCTTTATCAAAGATTAACGAAGACAGCTTTTGTGGTTATTCTGACCAACAGCCTTAAAATATTTATCCTTGCAGGCTGCATTCTTTTATATTTTCGATACGCCGTCGCCCGGCATCTGGAAAAGCTTGCCTCTCATGTCGTCGGTATGGATTTCCGGCGCAGGATTACACCGCTGGATCTGAATAGAGCTATAAGGGGGCTGGGTGATGAGCTCTCGCAGGTCGTCAATATGCTCAACGTCATGCAGCGCAGGGGGTATAATGCCTTTCATGCTCTGGAAAAGAGCGAGCAGCGCCTTCGTCTGTTCTTCGATGCAACCGAAGAAGGTATCTTCGGCATTACCTCCGAGGGACGGATCACTTTTGCCAACTCTACTTGCCTGAACATGATCGGATATGAAAGACCCCAGCAGATCATCGGTCAGAAAGTTGAAAGTATCATCAGCTTTTTCGCGGAAGCAGATGAGGAAATAGTCGATACCAGGGAAATCTTTCTCAAGCCGCTGCGGACCGGCAGGTCTCTAAGTGTTGATGACGGGTATATGCAGATAAGCGGTGGACCCTCTTTTTATGCAGCTGTGAGAACCTATCCCATTGTCTCTGGTAATGTATCATCGGGGGCCGTAATCTTTTTCAACGACATCAGCCCACAGAGGGAGATGCTCAAGGAGAAGAACCTGTTGAGTCAGGCGGTGAGGCAGTCACCCCTGCTGGTTATTATTTCCGATGCCATGGAGAATATAGAATATGTCAATCCCGGCTTTGAACGGTTGACGGGATATTCCCTGAAAGAGGTGGTCGGCAGGAAGGCCTCCAATTTCGGCCGGCATAAACAGACCGGAAATATTCATCGGGATATCAGGGAAACTCTGCAAACCGGTGAGAAATGGCAGGGTCTGTATCTTATGCGTGCTAAAGACGGTATGGATTACACCTTTGATACCCAGATATTTCCCGTCTTCAACGGCAGAGGCAAGATGATCAATACCATTGCGCTCTGGCTGGATATAACCCAGAAAGTAGAACTGCAGAATCAGTTGAATCATGCTCAGAAGATGGAGGCGGTGAGCAGGTTGTCGGCCTCGTTTGCTCATGAGTTCGGCAATCCGCTGCTTGGGGTTCGCTCTGTGATCAAGGATATCGGCGAGCGCATTCCTATGGAGAAGGGCGATAAAGAGCTCCTGGATCTTGCTTATACCGAATGTGAAAGAATGAAGATCCTGATTCGCAATTTTCAGCGCTTCCAGAGCACCAATTCAGATAAAAAAGAGCTTCAAGATATTCATGCGATTCTCGAAAACGTTCTCTTCTTCTACAAGAAACATTTTGAACGGAACAATATTGTTCTGAAGAAAAAATATCACGCAGACCTGCCTTTGTTGTTTCTCAGTAAGAATCAGATCACTCAGGCCTTTCTTAATCTAATTATAAACGCTGTCGATTCCATGGCGGACGGCGGAGGAACACTTGAGGTTTCTACTGGTATCGCCAATGGTGAGATTTATATACATGTAAAGGATTCCGGTGTCGGAATCGGCGGGGTTGAAAAAGATCTTATTTTTGAACCATTTTACTCCACCAAGCCCGATGTTCAGGGGACCGGCCTGGGCCTTCCCGTGTCCTACGGTATTGTTGCCGGTCATGGCGGAGAGATCACCTTCTCTTCCCAGAAAGACGAAGGATCTGTCTTTACCGTCCGTTTCCCCCAGCTGCCTTTGAGGAATTGA
- a CDS encoding cobyrinate a,c-diamide synthase, with translation MQTKGVVIAGLAGGSGKSVVSVGLTALLAREGVNVVPFKKGPDYIDAGWMALAAGRDCYNLDPYLMTEEAIHSSFIKHSCGAEMVVVEGNRGVYDGVNSSGGYSTAELAISLKLPVILVVNCTKTTRTVAALVLGCKMLDERLDIRGVILNHVATARQKDIITEAVVGVTGIPVLGVIPRMKRDIFPMRHLGMVPHQEYSGSDDALSFLADVCAESLNMSAVREIMGEIDLSTVDCRKSEKNKSRRTVKIGVIQDAAFQFYYAENLSALEEEGAELVAVNALVDSSLPPLDGLYIGGGFPETSARELAANQLFRQSVRKAAQQGLPIYAECGGLIYLGRSILLEENEYPLAGVFPVRFGMSTKPQAHGYTIFEVDNKVPYFSEGMVVKGHEFRYSTVLEWQGQESELAFKMKRGKGFAGGRDGLRYNNVLALYTHIHACGTPEWAGKFVGFCRERQRSA, from the coding sequence ATGCAGACAAAAGGAGTTGTAATCGCAGGACTCGCGGGAGGTTCGGGCAAAAGTGTGGTTTCCGTGGGGTTGACCGCCCTGCTGGCCCGGGAGGGGGTCAACGTGGTTCCTTTCAAAAAAGGGCCGGACTACATCGATGCCGGATGGATGGCCCTTGCCGCCGGCAGGGACTGTTATAACCTGGACCCCTATTTGATGACGGAAGAAGCCATACACTCTTCCTTTATCAAGCATAGCTGTGGGGCTGAAATGGTGGTAGTCGAAGGCAACAGGGGGGTGTATGACGGTGTCAACTCCAGTGGAGGATATTCCACCGCCGAACTGGCAATTTCCCTGAAGCTTCCGGTGATCCTGGTAGTCAACTGCACCAAGACCACCAGAACCGTGGCCGCCCTGGTGCTGGGCTGCAAGATGCTTGATGAACGTCTTGATATCCGGGGCGTCATTCTTAATCATGTAGCTACGGCAAGGCAGAAGGACATAATCACCGAGGCAGTGGTCGGTGTTACCGGCATTCCCGTTCTCGGAGTCATCCCCAGAATGAAGAGGGATATATTTCCCATGCGTCATTTGGGCATGGTTCCCCATCAGGAATATTCCGGCAGCGATGATGCTCTCTCCTTTCTGGCCGATGTCTGCGCTGAATCCCTGAATATGTCCGCTGTCCGCGAGATTATGGGCGAGATTGATCTTTCCACCGTCGATTGCAGAAAATCGGAGAAAAACAAGAGCCGGCGCACCGTGAAAATAGGTGTTATTCAGGATGCGGCTTTCCAGTTCTATTATGCCGAGAACCTCTCGGCTCTCGAGGAGGAAGGTGCTGAACTTGTTGCGGTCAATGCCCTGGTGGATAGCAGTCTTCCACCTCTTGACGGTCTTTATATAGGCGGAGGCTTTCCCGAAACGAGCGCCAGGGAGCTTGCGGCAAACCAGCTGTTTCGCCAATCGGTCAGGAAGGCCGCGCAGCAGGGTCTGCCAATCTATGCCGAGTGCGGCGGCCTGATTTATCTCGGTCGTTCAATTCTGCTGGAGGAGAACGAATACCCGCTTGCGGGTGTGTTTCCAGTGCGTTTCGGCATGTCTACCAAACCTCAGGCCCATGGCTATACGATTTTCGAAGTGGATAACAAAGTTCCCTATTTTAGCGAAGGTATGGTGGTGAAGGGCCATGAGTTTCGCTATTCAACGGTCCTGGAGTGGCAGGGGCAGGAGTCCGAACTTGCCTTTAAAATGAAGAGGGGCAAGGGGTTTGCCGGTGGCCGGGATGGCTTGCGCTATAACAATGTGCTGGCGTTATACACCCACATTCATGCCTGCGGAACCCCCGAGTGGGCAGGGAAATTTGTCGGATTCTGTCGGGAAAGACAGCGCTCTGCCTGA
- the alr gene encoding alanine racemase, with translation MIPSSFNRVHIDYDALRHNYVLLRKNAKESSFLAMVKADAYGHGMVECSRVLEANGCRIFGVAELREAVLLRQSGITSAIYSMIGFDHKDAGCFCEFDITPLAYDVPSLEALSRAAVKSGKNLSVHLKVDTGMNRLGVYLEGLQDLLDNVKRLPGLQLGGLASHFSCADDRESSSTSESLARFAEFQDIGSGESSLMYHIANSGGTLYFPESRCDMVRCGISLYGYYPEGRKNVEKEGLQPVMSFTTRVLQVKTVPAGSGVSYGHTYITERPTVLAVLPVGYEDGFSRRLSNCGEVLIRGKRAKIRGRVCMNLCMADVTDIDGVAAGDEVVVLGSMGKERITADEIAARIDTISYEVLCMIGNNNER, from the coding sequence ATGATTCCTTCTTCATTTAATCGGGTTCACATTGATTATGATGCTTTACGTCATAATTATGTTCTCCTGCGGAAAAATGCAAAAGAATCTTCTTTCCTGGCAATGGTGAAAGCCGATGCTTATGGTCACGGAATGGTGGAATGCAGCAGAGTGCTTGAAGCAAACGGCTGCAGGATATTCGGTGTTGCCGAACTACGGGAAGCGGTTTTGCTTCGGCAAAGCGGAATTACATCGGCAATATATTCGATGATAGGTTTTGACCATAAGGATGCCGGGTGTTTCTGCGAGTTCGATATAACTCCGTTAGCCTATGATGTTCCCTCCCTTGAAGCATTGTCCCGGGCTGCAGTGAAGAGCGGTAAAAATCTCTCGGTTCATCTCAAGGTTGATACCGGCATGAACAGGCTTGGTGTTTATCTCGAGGGGTTGCAGGATCTTCTTGATAATGTAAAACGGTTGCCGGGGCTGCAGTTAGGCGGTCTTGCCAGCCACTTTTCCTGCGCCGATGACAGGGAATCAAGCAGCACCTCCGAGTCTCTGGCAAGGTTTGCAGAATTTCAAGATATTGGTTCAGGTGAAAGTTCCCTGATGTACCATATCGCCAATTCAGGAGGCACCTTGTATTTTCCCGAAAGCAGGTGCGATATGGTTCGCTGCGGTATCTCGCTGTACGGCTATTATCCCGAAGGGCGGAAAAATGTTGAGAAGGAAGGGCTGCAGCCGGTGATGTCGTTTACCACGCGGGTATTGCAGGTCAAGACCGTTCCGGCGGGAAGCGGTGTAAGTTACGGGCACACCTATATAACCGAGAGACCGACAGTGCTGGCCGTTCTTCCGGTGGGATATGAAGATGGTTTTTCCCGACGGCTGTCGAATTGCGGGGAAGTCCTCATCCGTGGCAAAAGAGCAAAGATCAGGGGGCGCGTATGCATGAACCTCTGTATGGCAGATGTCACCGATATAGATGGCGTCGCAGCAGGCGATGAGGTTGTTGTTCTGGGAAGCATGGGAAAAGAGCGAATCACTGCCGATGAGATTGCCGCACGGATAGACACCATCAGTTATGAAGTACTATGTATGATAGGCAATAATAACGAAAGATGA
- the uvrB gene encoding excinuclease ABC subunit UvrB — MEDRFKIVAPFVESGDQPTAIEQLARGVLQGEKSQVLLGVTGSGKTFTMAKIVEKVQRPTLIIAPNKTLAAQLFSEFKELFPENAVEYFVSYYDYYQPEAYVPQSDTYIEKDSAINDVIDKLRHSATRSLLTRRDVLIVASVSCIYGLGSPEEYKNMHLFLEADHEYPMEQVTRRLIYMLYERNDISFHRGTFRVRGDVIDIFPVHEEDRAIRLEFFGDTVDSLSIIDPLRGVVLERLQEYTVFPGSHFVTTKDRLNTAITTINAELKERLETLHRENRLVEAQRLEQRTMFDLEMIQELGYCNGIENYSRHLTGKAPGAPPPNLLDYFPEDFLLFVDESHIGVPQLNGMYNGDRSRKKTLVEYGFRLPSALDNRPLRFDEFKERINQVIFVSATPADYEMEEAQGRVAEQVIRPTGLMDPRIEVRPAVSQVDDLLDEIRQREVKGEAVLVTTLTKRMAEDLTDYYEKLGVKVRYLHSDIKTLDRVELIRDLRNGEYNVLIGINLLREGLDIPEVSLVAILDADKEGFLRSVRSLIQTCGRAARNSEGMVIMYADTVTKSMQYTIEETERRRTIQAAYNRENNVTPITIKSEVKDTIHKYLHESGYVSSEDARGLELAEEQPVFQSVEELNKHIRELEVRMGKAAKELAFEEAAELRDRIKTLRYLEIELR; from the coding sequence GTGGAAGACAGATTTAAAATAGTAGCACCGTTTGTGGAATCGGGCGATCAGCCCACCGCTATAGAACAACTGGCCAGGGGCGTACTGCAGGGAGAAAAAAGCCAGGTATTGCTTGGAGTGACCGGTTCCGGCAAGACCTTTACCATGGCCAAGATCGTCGAAAAGGTTCAACGGCCGACCTTGATTATCGCTCCCAACAAGACCCTGGCGGCCCAGCTTTTTTCCGAATTCAAGGAACTCTTTCCGGAAAACGCCGTAGAGTATTTTGTCTCCTACTATGATTACTATCAGCCGGAAGCCTATGTTCCTCAGTCCGATACCTATATTGAGAAAGACTCCGCCATCAACGATGTCATCGATAAGCTGCGCCACTCCGCCACCAGGTCGCTGCTGACGCGCCGCGATGTCCTGATCGTTGCCTCGGTCTCCTGCATCTACGGACTCGGTTCGCCGGAAGAGTACAAGAACATGCACCTCTTTCTCGAGGCCGACCATGAGTATCCCATGGAGCAGGTGACACGGCGCTTGATTTATATGCTCTACGAGCGCAATGATATCTCCTTCCATCGCGGAACCTTCCGGGTGCGCGGTGATGTTATCGATATCTTTCCGGTTCATGAAGAGGATCGGGCCATCCGCCTGGAGTTTTTCGGGGACACCGTCGATTCGCTTTCGATTATCGATCCGCTGCGCGGTGTGGTGCTGGAGAGGTTGCAGGAATATACGGTTTTCCCCGGCAGCCATTTCGTCACCACCAAAGACCGGCTCAATACCGCCATTACCACCATTAATGCAGAACTTAAGGAACGTCTGGAAACCCTGCACCGGGAGAACCGGCTGGTGGAGGCCCAGCGCCTGGAACAGCGCACCATGTTTGATCTTGAAATGATCCAGGAGCTCGGCTACTGCAACGGCATTGAGAATTACAGCAGGCATCTCACCGGGAAGGCCCCCGGGGCGCCACCGCCAAACCTCCTCGACTATTTTCCCGAGGATTTTCTCCTCTTCGTCGATGAGTCCCATATCGGAGTCCCTCAGCTTAACGGCATGTACAACGGCGATCGTTCGCGCAAGAAAACTCTGGTCGAGTACGGCTTCCGCCTGCCCTCGGCCCTGGATAACCGGCCATTGCGGTTTGATGAATTTAAGGAACGCATCAACCAGGTGATTTTTGTCTCCGCAACCCCGGCTGATTATGAGATGGAAGAGGCACAGGGCAGAGTTGCGGAGCAGGTGATCAGGCCCACCGGCTTGATGGATCCTCGTATAGAAGTACGTCCGGCCGTCTCTCAGGTCGACGATCTTCTTGACGAAATCCGTCAAAGAGAGGTAAAGGGAGAAGCGGTATTGGTCACCACACTCACCAAGAGAATGGCGGAGGATCTCACCGACTACTATGAAAAGCTCGGAGTCAAGGTGCGTTATCTGCACTCGGATATCAAAACGCTGGACAGGGTCGAGCTTATTCGTGATCTCCGCAATGGTGAATACAACGTCCTCATTGGCATTAACCTCCTGCGGGAGGGGCTTGATATTCCGGAAGTATCGCTGGTTGCCATACTCGATGCCGACAAGGAGGGATTCTTGCGCTCGGTCCGCTCGCTTATTCAGACCTGCGGCAGAGCCGCGCGGAATTCCGAGGGTATGGTGATCATGTATGCCGATACAGTGACAAAATCGATGCAGTACACCATAGAAGAGACCGAACGGCGGCGTACGATCCAGGCGGCATACAATCGCGAGAACAATGTCACGCCCATCACCATCAAGTCGGAGGTGAAGGACACCATTCATAAATATCTTCATGAATCGGGGTATGTCAGCAGTGAGGATGCCCGTGGCCTGGAGTTGGCAGAGGAGCAGCCGGTTTTTCAGTCGGTGGAAGAGTTGAATAAACATATCAGGGAGCTCGAAGTGCGTATGGGGAAGGCTGCAAAGGAACTTGCCTTTGAAGAGGCGGCTGAGCTGCGGGACCGTATAAAAACATTGCGTTACCTGGAGATTGAACTGCGATGA
- a CDS encoding indolepyruvate ferredoxin oxidoreductase subunit alpha, producing MFEVVVDKDKCTGCEECVAACPAQVFEMEDGKSEPVEAEECLGCETCVEVCGDEAITVTEI from the coding sequence ATGTTTGAAGTAGTAGTCGATAAAGACAAATGTACTGGTTGTGAAGAATGTGTAGCAGCATGCCCGGCTCAGGTTTTCGAGATGGAAGACGGCAAGTCCGAGCCCGTAGAAGCCGAAGAATGTCTCGGTTGCGAAACCTGTGTTGAAGTATGCGGCGACGAAGCGATTACAGTAACTGAAATTTAG
- a CDS encoding N-acetyltransferase: MIRYARMEDVKEIHTLLNYYAKKGLLLACSMSSLYDRLRDFVVYVDKEDRILGVCALHITWENLAEIRSLAIQEDYRGRGLGAKLVQQCLMEAEMFGISSIFTLTYQPGFFRKQGFVDIDKRELPHKIWSDCIHCHMFPDCDEEALIFNRED, translated from the coding sequence ATGATACGATATGCAAGAATGGAAGATGTAAAGGAAATCCATACACTTCTTAATTATTATGCCAAAAAGGGACTGCTGCTCGCCTGTTCGATGAGTTCGCTCTACGATCGCTTGCGCGACTTTGTCGTCTATGTAGATAAGGAAGACAGGATACTAGGGGTGTGTGCACTGCATATAACCTGGGAAAACCTTGCCGAGATACGCTCCCTGGCCATACAGGAAGATTACCGGGGCAGGGGACTGGGCGCCAAACTCGTACAGCAGTGTCTGATGGAAGCCGAGATGTTCGGCATATCAAGTATCTTTACCCTGACCTATCAACCGGGGTTTTTTCGCAAGCAGGGTTTTGTGGATATTGATAAGCGGGAACTGCCTCATAAGATCTGGAGTGATTGTATTCACTGTCATATGTTTCCTGATTGCGACGAGGAAGCATTGATATTCAACCGGGAAGACTGA